A genomic region of Enterococcus sp. 12C11_DIV0727 contains the following coding sequences:
- a CDS encoding PD-(D/E)XK nuclease family protein, translating to MSLQFIRGTAEMDLEEALLQTSVQWLAEDDAHEVFYLVPNHMKFEQEINALKRIKIIQNNQSDSIATMRFQVFSFYRLAWYFLQHTQFYSSEVLTEAGAAMVFRKILSENEEALKVFRGEVNKSGFIQQLFDLYQEIKEGNVDLDDLFAHLSGANSDSKEQDLQLKIQDIKLVFSKFEETMSQYGIKSAEIINYLTDYLETKDLSHVLFVVNGYHNFSARELKLLDTLMRRGGQVKISLVLDKKYPNDVPQLMNLFYETGTTYYKLYQLARNSNVAILPDYVEQKKRLIKNDSLQTLEKYWVNAQESHPKKAKERINDDHLQFWCAENPKEEINHIAKEIRRLVAEENYRYKDIQVLTRELDSYETMIEPLFSMHEIPVYLDRDMAMEQHPLVEFIQSLFAINSYHYRYRDVLRFLRTELFFPIEDQMTMEEWKIQRNEWRRKIDLAENVVLAYGYEGYHWEKDKDWHFIRYDFEAEQQDDTELIEKDANAVRNRVQQTVPAFFKQMQKAHKGIEAADYFYRFLVNNGIEKQLMMWRNQAIESGQLEAARNHEQTWEALMTLLDEYVTIYGEEAFDLSVFEEIFSSGLEGLRYNKVPTAIDQVQIRSLDLARPGQAKIVFAIGLTDQVLPQKFDNKTLLSDEERQYVNGYLEEGQFLLNDTRKSIAKEPFTAYIMFASATDRLYFSYPSVKDTAKDVKVSAYLKNIQKDFGVQMQLKNALTILDNEQISLEHVGTYRTLISDLTNLKRQKKETQEGILAFWLTLERKLMKQEQANLAHRVFESLSHKNLPENLEEQLADELYTKHIYTSVSRMESFYRCQYQYFIRFGLGLKERDVFGLTPAATGDFFHEALDQFFKLLITQNKQLSELTDREVNEFTEQILNAVFGEIKFSILDTSSRMNYIRYQLGQTIKKVSWALKRQSERSGMSTVQTEVLFGQIASQKGIKGLELPLDNGGNISVRGKIDRLDQLVTPDSLYLGVVDYKSSHKKFNITEAYYGLAMQMLTYLDVALMDAVNLVGQSAKPAGSFYLHVHNPILPYETEDKKEQQLLKKFQFDGLLLNDPVLLENLDKSLQAKQSSLIFPIEESAKEIIKPGRRQEDKFVIEPELDALLIHNRSKFIEAGNKVTSGEIDLNPAYQGKERIACRYCPFRSVCNFDVMLKENNYNRIETLTKKEVMDRLLENESEGGTIDE from the coding sequence ATGAGTTTGCAATTTATTCGAGGAACAGCTGAGATGGACTTGGAAGAGGCGCTTTTGCAAACATCTGTTCAGTGGTTAGCTGAAGATGATGCACATGAAGTTTTCTATTTAGTGCCCAACCATATGAAGTTTGAACAAGAAATCAATGCCCTTAAACGCATTAAAATCATCCAAAATAATCAAAGTGATTCTATCGCAACAATGCGTTTTCAAGTGTTTAGCTTTTATCGATTGGCTTGGTATTTTTTACAGCATACTCAATTTTACAGTTCAGAAGTACTTACTGAAGCTGGAGCTGCAATGGTTTTTAGAAAAATCTTATCGGAAAACGAGGAAGCATTAAAGGTTTTTCGTGGAGAAGTCAATAAATCAGGGTTTATTCAGCAATTATTTGATCTGTATCAGGAAATAAAAGAAGGCAATGTTGATTTAGACGACTTATTTGCTCATTTATCAGGAGCAAATTCAGATAGTAAAGAGCAAGATCTACAATTAAAAATCCAAGATATTAAATTAGTTTTTTCAAAATTTGAAGAAACTATGAGTCAGTACGGCATAAAATCAGCAGAAATCATCAATTATTTGACGGACTATTTAGAAACAAAAGACTTAAGTCACGTTCTATTTGTAGTCAATGGATACCATAATTTTTCTGCTAGAGAGCTAAAATTGCTCGATACATTGATGCGTCGTGGTGGTCAAGTCAAAATATCTTTGGTTTTAGATAAAAAATACCCAAATGACGTGCCGCAGTTGATGAATTTATTTTACGAAACGGGTACGACTTATTATAAACTTTATCAGTTAGCTAGAAATTCTAATGTAGCAATATTACCTGACTATGTTGAACAAAAGAAAAGGTTGATTAAAAATGACAGCCTTCAAACACTGGAAAAATATTGGGTTAATGCCCAAGAAAGTCATCCGAAGAAAGCAAAAGAAAGGATCAATGATGATCATCTTCAGTTTTGGTGTGCAGAAAATCCTAAAGAAGAAATCAATCATATTGCAAAGGAAATCAGAAGATTAGTTGCTGAAGAAAATTATCGGTATAAAGATATTCAAGTGCTAACACGAGAATTGGACAGCTATGAAACCATGATCGAACCGTTATTTTCCATGCATGAAATCCCTGTCTATTTGGATCGAGATATGGCGATGGAACAGCATCCGTTAGTTGAATTTATTCAATCATTATTTGCAATCAATAGTTACCATTACCGTTATCGAGATGTCTTACGCTTTTTAAGAACAGAACTATTTTTTCCTATAGAAGATCAAATGACTATGGAAGAATGGAAAATACAGCGCAATGAATGGCGGCGGAAAATCGACCTAGCTGAGAATGTTGTCTTGGCTTATGGTTATGAGGGATATCATTGGGAAAAAGATAAGGACTGGCATTTTATCCGCTATGATTTTGAAGCCGAACAACAAGACGACACAGAATTGATTGAAAAAGATGCCAATGCTGTGCGAAATAGAGTCCAACAAACAGTACCAGCTTTTTTCAAACAAATGCAAAAAGCGCATAAAGGGATCGAAGCGGCGGATTATTTCTATCGATTTTTAGTCAATAACGGTATCGAAAAGCAATTGATGATGTGGCGGAATCAAGCCATTGAGAGCGGTCAATTAGAAGCAGCTCGCAACCATGAGCAGACCTGGGAAGCTTTAATGACGTTACTGGATGAATACGTCACGATTTATGGGGAGGAAGCATTTGATCTCTCAGTATTTGAAGAAATTTTTTCTAGTGGTTTAGAAGGTTTACGCTATAATAAAGTTCCCACAGCGATCGATCAAGTTCAAATTCGTTCACTCGATCTAGCACGACCCGGACAAGCCAAAATAGTTTTTGCAATTGGTTTGACAGATCAAGTTTTACCACAAAAATTTGATAATAAGACATTACTTTCCGATGAAGAGCGCCAATATGTGAATGGCTATCTAGAGGAAGGGCAGTTTTTACTAAATGATACTAGAAAAAGCATTGCCAAAGAGCCATTTACGGCTTATATCATGTTTGCTTCGGCAACAGATCGGTTGTATTTTTCTTACCCAAGTGTAAAAGATACTGCTAAAGACGTTAAAGTTTCGGCATACTTAAAAAATATTCAAAAAGATTTCGGCGTACAAATGCAATTAAAAAATGCACTGACAATATTAGATAACGAACAAATTAGTTTAGAGCATGTAGGGACTTATCGAACATTGATCAGTGATTTAACGAACTTAAAGCGTCAGAAAAAAGAAACACAGGAAGGCATCCTAGCTTTTTGGCTTACTTTGGAACGCAAATTAATGAAACAGGAACAAGCGAATTTGGCTCACCGTGTTTTTGAAAGTTTAAGCCATAAAAATCTGCCAGAAAACCTAGAGGAACAGCTAGCTGATGAATTATATACAAAACACATTTATACATCCGTTTCCAGAATGGAAAGTTTCTATCGTTGTCAGTATCAATATTTTATTCGATTTGGTCTAGGTCTAAAAGAAAGAGATGTTTTTGGGCTGACACCTGCTGCAACAGGAGATTTTTTCCATGAGGCACTAGATCAGTTTTTCAAATTACTGATTACGCAGAATAAGCAGCTATCTGAATTGACTGATCGTGAAGTGAACGAATTTACAGAACAAATCCTTAATGCCGTATTTGGTGAGATCAAATTTTCGATTCTTGATACGTCAAGTCGGATGAATTATATTCGCTATCAATTAGGTCAAACGATCAAAAAAGTTAGTTGGGCTTTAAAACGTCAAAGTGAGCGTAGTGGGATGTCAACGGTTCAGACAGAAGTTTTGTTTGGTCAGATTGCCAGTCAAAAGGGAATCAAGGGCTTAGAATTGCCACTTGATAACGGTGGTAATATCAGCGTTAGAGGGAAAATCGACCGTTTAGATCAATTAGTGACACCAGATTCTTTATATTTAGGTGTTGTTGATTATAAATCAAGCCACAAAAAATTTAATATTACAGAAGCTTACTATGGTTTAGCGATGCAAATGTTGACCTATTTGGACGTCGCGTTGATGGATGCTGTGAATCTAGTCGGTCAATCAGCTAAACCAGCGGGCTCATTCTACCTACATGTTCATAACCCGATTCTTCCTTATGAAACAGAAGATAAGAAAGAACAGCAGCTTTTAAAGAAATTCCAATTTGACGGACTGTTATTGAATGATCCCGTTTTGCTTGAAAATCTGGATAAAAGTCTACAAGCTAAACAAAGTTCGCTGATTTTTCCAATTGAAGAATCTGCTAAAGAAATTATTAAACCAGGACGCCGCCAAGAAGATAAATTTGTGATAGAGCCTGAATTAGATGCCTTATTGATTCATAACCGCAGCAAGTTTATCGAAGCAGGTAATAAAGTTACCAGTGGCGAAATTGATTTAAACCCAGCTTATCAAGGCAAAGAGCGAATTGCTTGCCGTTACTGTCCGTTTAGGAGTGTTTGCAATTTTGATGTTATGTTAAAGGAGAATAACTATAATCGAATTGAAACATTGACGAAAAAAGAAGT
- the lepB gene encoding signal peptidase I encodes MNLKSKELLNTILFFFGLAALLFLLRQFVFTPVVVKGHSMDPTLADGERVIALKNTEIKRFDIVTFPAPDEPKKSYIKRVIGLPGDTVEYKADVLYINDKEVKEPYLDEFKSAVTDGSPLTLDFTLSEVTGEKKVPEGEYFVMGDNRRNSKDGRMIGFINKKDISGDVKFVLWPLNRFGTI; translated from the coding sequence ATGAATTTGAAATCTAAAGAGTTATTAAATACTATATTATTTTTTTTTGGTCTAGCAGCGCTGCTATTTTTATTAAGGCAGTTTGTTTTTACCCCAGTTGTGGTCAAAGGGCATTCGATGGATCCAACATTAGCAGATGGTGAACGTGTGATTGCATTAAAAAATACGGAAATCAAACGCTTTGATATTGTGACGTTCCCAGCACCAGATGAACCGAAAAAAAGTTACATTAAACGCGTGATCGGCTTACCAGGAGATACCGTGGAATACAAAGCTGATGTTCTGTATATTAATGACAAAGAAGTAAAAGAACCCTATTTGGATGAGTTTAAAAGCGCAGTAACAGATGGCTCACCCTTGACGCTTGATTTTACCTTAAGTGAAGTCACTGGTGAGAAAAAAGTCCCTGAAGGGGAATATTTTGTGATGGGAGACAATCGCAGAAATTCAAAAGATGGACGAATGATCGGATTTATCAACAAAAAAGATATATCAGGTGATGTTAAATTCGTCTTATGGCCATTAAATCGTTTCGGTACCATCTAA